The following proteins come from a genomic window of Mariniflexile sp. TRM1-10:
- a CDS encoding solute:sodium symporter family transporter translates to MYTVITFVAFTAFVAFYSWYRLRKEKLNSQDGYFLGGRSLTGVVIAGSMLLTNISTEHLIGMNGSSYKNGFIIIAWEVTSALALVAAAIYFIPRYLKMGLTTIPQYLEKRFDNTTRTLVALFLMISFIVTLIPIVLYTGAINIESIFNISEVLNVSKEEGLWITVVSIGVLGSVYAIFGGLKAVAISDTINGYGLLIGGLLIPLLALISIGDGNPLEGLSKVYRHSPEKFNVIGAKDSVLPFSVLFTGLIINQLYFWSMNQTIIQRAFGAKNLVEAQKGLLFTGVLKILVPIIIILPGVIGYYYFGDALYDNQDMIYPELIKKVLPIGLVGVFAAIILGAVLSTFNSVLNSAATIFSIDIYKRHLDENISDKKLVRVGKLTSTILAVFGILAAPMVANAPDGLYQLLQQLNGIFFIPIASIMLAGFFLKKVSAMGAKASLFVGLAFYILTTFVFKVDIHFVHLWGIEFLLNLAVMFAVSYYYPADSEFQQEDLHIVDMKAWKHTKLMSILLCFVTVLIYVLLGKN, encoded by the coding sequence ATGTATACTGTTATTACTTTTGTTGCCTTTACGGCATTTGTCGCCTTTTATTCTTGGTATAGATTAAGAAAAGAAAAACTAAACTCACAAGATGGTTATTTTCTTGGAGGTAGAAGTTTAACGGGCGTTGTCATTGCAGGATCCATGTTACTTACTAATATTTCAACAGAACACCTTATAGGAATGAACGGGTCATCCTATAAAAACGGGTTTATTATTATTGCATGGGAAGTAACATCTGCGTTAGCCTTAGTAGCGGCCGCTATTTATTTTATCCCAAGATATCTAAAAATGGGACTTACTACAATTCCCCAGTATTTAGAAAAAAGATTTGATAATACCACCAGAACTTTAGTGGCATTGTTTTTAATGATTTCATTTATAGTAACCTTAATCCCCATAGTTCTTTATACGGGCGCCATAAATATTGAAAGTATCTTTAATATTTCAGAAGTTTTAAATGTCTCAAAAGAAGAAGGGTTGTGGATTACAGTCGTATCCATAGGGGTTTTAGGTTCTGTTTATGCCATTTTTGGAGGTTTAAAAGCGGTGGCTATATCAGACACTATTAATGGCTATGGCCTTTTAATTGGGGGGCTTCTTATTCCTTTGCTGGCTCTTATAAGTATTGGCGATGGCAATCCTTTAGAAGGTTTAAGTAAAGTATATAGGCATAGCCCAGAGAAATTTAATGTTATAGGAGCTAAGGATTCGGTATTGCCATTTAGTGTTCTTTTTACCGGATTGATTATTAACCAACTTTATTTCTGGAGTATGAATCAAACCATAATACAACGTGCGTTTGGTGCAAAAAATTTGGTTGAGGCTCAAAAAGGATTGCTTTTTACGGGTGTTTTAAAAATATTGGTTCCAATTATTATCATTTTACCTGGCGTTATTGGGTACTATTATTTTGGAGATGCTTTGTATGATAATCAAGATATGATTTATCCGGAATTAATCAAGAAAGTGTTACCCATTGGATTGGTTGGCGTTTTTGCCGCTATTATACTAGGAGCTGTTTTAAGTACTTTTAACAGTGTTTTAAATAGTGCGGCAACCATATTTAGTATAGACATTTATAAAAGGCATTTAGATGAAAATATCAGCGACAAAAAATTAGTTAGGGTAGGAAAGCTAACCTCTACCATTCTAGCTGTTTTTGGAATATTAGCAGCACCTATGGTTGCTAATGCTCCCGATGGTTTATATCAATTATTACAACAATTAAACGGGATCTTTTTTATACCAATAGCCTCTATTATGTTAGCTGGGTTTTTTCTTAAAAAAGTATCAGCTATGGGAGCAAAAGCATCACTTTTTGTAGGACTTGCATTTTATATTTTAACAACATTTGTTTTTAAAGTTGATATTCACTTTGTACATCTATGGGGTATTGAGTTTTTATTGAATTTAGCTGTTATGTTTGCAGTGTCTTATTATTATCCTGCTGATTCTGAATTTCAACAGGAAGATTTACACATAGTAGATATGAAAGCATGGAAGCATACTAAGCTGATGTCCATTTTACTTTGCTTTGTTACCGTACTTATATACGTGCTATTGGGTAAAAATTAG
- a CDS encoding acyltransferase family protein, whose amino-acid sequence MEEILRKESKRFLSLDVFRGLTICLMIVVNTPGTGANLYPYLVHANWFGFTLADLVFPSFLFAMGNAMSFSMGKLKSAPPSFVWKKILKRTFLIFLIGYLMYWFPFFQQTNGSWELKPFSETRVMGVLQRIALCYFFASIIFYYLSQRVALILSGIILLAYWVILYVFGEPGGVLDMATNAVTKLDLSLLGEGHIYKKDSIPFDPEGVLSTLPAIVNVLAGYMAGVFVQQKGKSYEGISKLLIVGFLLASLALWWDLVFPISKKLWTSSFVLYTIGLDLSVMAILIYAIEIQNLKFGVKFFDVFGKNPLFIYLFSELFYVSLRQIKTSSGLDLFEWVSENIFQNVFPGAFGALITALVFMLLCWGLGWWLDKYRIYIKI is encoded by the coding sequence ATGGAAGAAATACTTAGAAAAGAGTCCAAAAGGTTTTTGTCTCTTGATGTTTTCAGAGGATTGACAATTTGTTTAATGATTGTTGTAAATACACCTGGCACTGGCGCCAATTTATATCCTTATTTGGTGCATGCCAATTGGTTTGGTTTTACACTTGCCGATTTGGTATTTCCCTCATTTCTATTTGCAATGGGCAATGCCATGAGTTTTTCAATGGGAAAACTAAAATCTGCCCCACCAAGTTTTGTTTGGAAAAAAATATTAAAACGCACCTTTCTAATATTCTTGATTGGGTATTTAATGTATTGGTTTCCATTTTTTCAACAAACAAATGGCTCATGGGAACTAAAACCATTCAGCGAGACCCGTGTTATGGGCGTATTACAACGTATTGCTTTATGTTACTTTTTTGCATCCATCATTTTTTACTATCTATCACAAAGGGTCGCTTTGATTTTGTCAGGGATTATTCTGTTGGCGTATTGGGTGATTTTATACGTGTTTGGAGAGCCAGGTGGCGTTTTGGATATGGCAACAAACGCAGTTACTAAATTAGATTTAAGCTTGTTAGGAGAAGGGCATATTTATAAAAAAGACAGTATCCCGTTTGATCCCGAAGGTGTTTTAAGTACGTTGCCAGCTATTGTAAATGTACTGGCTGGATATATGGCTGGGGTTTTTGTTCAACAAAAAGGGAAAAGTTATGAAGGGATTTCTAAATTACTTATAGTAGGATTTCTTTTGGCTTCATTAGCGCTTTGGTGGGATTTAGTATTTCCGATTTCAAAAAAACTTTGGACAAGCTCATTTGTCCTTTACACTATAGGATTGGACTTATCTGTAATGGCTATTTTGATTTATGCTATCGAAATACAAAACCTAAAGTTTGGTGTTAAGTTTTTTGATGTTTTTGGGAAAAACCCGTTGTTTATTTATTTGTTTTCCGAGTTGTTCTATGTCTCTTTACGTCAAATTAAAACGAGTTCTGGATTAGATCTATTTGAATGGGTAAGCGAAAATATTTTTCAAAACGTATTTCCAGGAGCATTTGGAGCTTTAATTACGGCATTAGTATTTATGCTATTATGTTGGGGGTTAGGGTGGTGGCTTGATAAGTATCGGATTTATATAAAAATATAA
- the fucP gene encoding L-fucose:H+ symporter permease encodes MEAIKKVPVVSKKVLIPFILVTSLFALWGFANAVTDPMVQAFKKVLELSNSQAAWVQMAFYGGYFCMALPAAMFMRKYSYKTGILIGLALYAIGALLFYPAAQSESFVFFCIGLYILTFGLAFLETAANPYALAMGAQETATQRLNLAQAFNPVGLILGLFVAQQFVLKNLQSDDVKDFSALDEVSKVLIKTADLLVIRNPYVILGLVLIGVFILFVVSKMPQSKEEGEMPRIGDTFVILSKNKKYVLGVLAQILYVGAQIMCWTYIYQYAEAIMMDSVTAGYYQMGAFVIFTIGRAIGTYLLRFMSSGKLLMYFAILAIIFTGGTIWIQGMVGLYSLVGISFCMSLMFPTIYGIALGDLTEEQSKVGSAGLIMAIVGGALMPKLQGILIDIGGNGVADTKILGVYEVNFSFILPLICFVYIAWYGLRVYKRHET; translated from the coding sequence ATGGAAGCAATTAAAAAAGTACCAGTAGTATCAAAAAAGGTGTTAATTCCCTTTATTTTAGTCACCTCTCTTTTCGCATTATGGGGGTTTGCCAATGCGGTTACAGACCCCATGGTGCAGGCATTCAAAAAAGTATTGGAATTATCCAACTCCCAAGCGGCTTGGGTGCAAATGGCGTTTTATGGCGGTTATTTTTGTATGGCATTACCAGCAGCTATGTTTATGCGTAAATATTCTTATAAAACAGGTATTTTAATTGGTTTAGCATTATATGCGATAGGTGCTTTGTTATTTTATCCGGCTGCCCAGTCAGAAAGTTTTGTGTTTTTCTGTATAGGATTATACATTCTGACTTTCGGATTGGCATTTTTAGAAACAGCGGCAAATCCATACGCCTTAGCAATGGGAGCCCAAGAAACTGCAACGCAGCGTTTAAACTTAGCACAAGCTTTTAATCCGGTAGGTTTAATATTAGGTTTGTTTGTGGCACAACAATTTGTTTTGAAAAATTTACAATCAGACGATGTAAAAGATTTTAGTGCTTTAGATGAAGTTTCAAAGGTTTTAATTAAAACCGCCGATTTATTAGTGATACGCAATCCCTATGTTATATTAGGATTGGTCTTAATAGGGGTTTTTATCCTATTTGTGGTAAGTAAAATGCCCCAATCAAAGGAGGAAGGAGAGATGCCAAGAATTGGAGATACCTTTGTTATTTTAAGTAAAAATAAAAAGTACGTGTTAGGGGTTTTAGCCCAGATTTTATATGTGGGCGCTCAAATTATGTGTTGGACCTATATTTACCAATATGCAGAAGCGATCATGATGGATAGTGTCACTGCGGGATATTACCAAATGGGAGCTTTTGTAATATTTACTATAGGTCGTGCTATTGGGACTTACTTACTGCGTTTTATGAGTTCAGGTAAACTGCTCATGTACTTTGCTATTTTAGCCATAATTTTTACTGGAGGAACTATTTGGATTCAAGGAATGGTAGGTTTGTATAGTTTAGTAGGGATTTCCTTTTGTATGTCTTTAATGTTTCCAACCATATATGGTATTGCTTTAGGCGATTTAACAGAAGAGCAATCTAAAGTGGGTTCTGCTGGCTTAATTATGGCTATTGTTGGAGGCGCTTTGATGCCAAAACTTCAAGGTATACTTATAGATATAGGTGGGAATGGTGTAGCCGATACAAAAATATTAGGTGTGTATGAAGTTAATTTTTCGTTTATACTTCCGCTGATTTGTTTTGTTTATATTGCTTGGTATGGCCTAAGGGTTTATAAAAGACATGAAACTTGA
- a CDS encoding cupin domain-containing protein, protein MKSIGNEIEKAAPHIVVEIIQYIPNAVVSKTIIKKITGNITALSFDIGEELAEKTSPFDTYIQIIDGTANLTINKVEYQLSLGQGIVIPSNQRHHFTANEQFKMISTVIKSGYEGFD, encoded by the coding sequence ATGAAATCAATTGGCAATGAAATAGAAAAAGCTGCCCCCCATATTGTAGTAGAAATAATACAATATATACCAAATGCTGTAGTGAGCAAGACCATTATCAAAAAAATTACTGGAAACATAACCGCATTGTCTTTTGATATAGGCGAAGAACTAGCCGAAAAAACCTCGCCCTTTGACACGTATATACAAATTATCGATGGTACCGCCAATCTTACCATTAATAAGGTTGAATACCAACTAAGTCTCGGACAGGGTATTGTTATTCCCAGTAATCAAAGACATCACTTTACTGCCAACGAGCAATTTAAGATGATATCTACCGTCATAAAAAGTGGTTATGAAGGGTTTGATTAA
- a CDS encoding helix-turn-helix domain-containing protein encodes MKLYIKYMVSLRCKLMVKQELERLGLHHMSIELGMIEIVETIDEEQKAMLKHNLACSGLELLDDKKNILIDKIKNIIIEMVHYTDEIPKVNYSDYISEKLDYDYTYLSNLFSEVKGITIQHFIIKHKIERAKELILYDQLNLSEISYKLHYSSVAHLSNQFKKVTGHTPTFYKKLGKKRRGTLENL; translated from the coding sequence ATGAAATTATATATAAAGTATATGGTAAGTTTACGATGCAAACTTATGGTTAAGCAAGAATTAGAAAGACTCGGGCTGCATCATATGAGTATTGAACTTGGTATGATTGAAATTGTAGAGACCATTGACGAAGAACAAAAGGCGATGCTTAAACACAATCTAGCGTGTTCTGGATTGGAACTGTTGGATGATAAAAAAAACATTCTTATTGATAAAATTAAAAACATTATCATAGAAATGGTGCATTATACTGATGAGATACCCAAAGTCAACTATTCTGATTATATAAGTGAAAAACTCGACTATGATTATACTTATTTGTCCAACTTGTTTTCAGAGGTAAAAGGAATCACCATACAACATTTCATCATAAAACATAAAATAGAAAGGGCCAAGGAACTCATACTTTACGACCAATTAAATCTTTCAGAAATATCCTATAAGTTACATTATAGCAGTGTGGCCCATTTATCCAATCAATTCAAAAAAGTAACGGGACATACTCCAACTTTCTATAAAAAGTTAGGGAAGAAACGAAGGGGTACTTTAGAAAACCTGTAA
- a CDS encoding HAD hydrolase-like protein: protein MEIPDRKISEIELEITSETVLFFDMDGTIVDTNLANYLSYKKAIQSITNSDYHITYNPDKRFNRSNLKKEVLNLSEVDYKRIIQKKEEYYVDFLNEIKLNNEVSNILFKYSTTNKTVLVTNCRKDRALQILNYFQLSDKFDYIFFREFDGNEKINKYKNAINKLNISPNKVIVFENERTEINDAINAGIDENKILSL from the coding sequence GTGGAAATACCAGACAGAAAAATATCTGAAATTGAACTCGAAATTACCTCTGAAACGGTTTTATTTTTTGATATGGACGGAACAATAGTTGATACTAATCTTGCAAATTATCTTTCTTATAAAAAAGCGATACAATCTATTACTAACTCAGACTACCACATAACTTACAATCCTGACAAAAGGTTTAATCGCAGTAATCTAAAAAAAGAAGTTTTAAATCTTAGTGAAGTCGACTACAAAAGGATAATCCAAAAGAAAGAAGAGTATTATGTAGATTTTCTAAACGAGATTAAGCTTAACAATGAAGTCTCAAACATTTTGTTCAAATACTCTACAACAAACAAGACTGTATTGGTTACAAATTGTCGTAAAGACAGGGCTTTACAAATTTTAAATTACTTTCAATTATCCGACAAATTTGACTACATTTTCTTCCGTGAATTTGACGGTAACGAAAAGATAAATAAGTACAAAAATGCTATCAACAAATTAAATATTTCACCAAACAAAGTAATCGTTTTTGAAAACGAAAGAACTGAAATAAATGACGCTATAAATGCAGGAATTGACGAAAATAAAATTTTAAGCCTTTAA
- a CDS encoding amidophosphoribosyltransferase — MTPFTIERNRFLAKNIQGFYHTDFGGVDLPNNPNYLYKLKNDPHHNWTDYRLQQAQQQLLQVLLSDLPDVLNQVNTNSLTVCVVPRAKADNTYRQNQLLFKATIRNAINQLGNNFIDGTNFIVRHTNTKTTHLRQPMEGYVNDGSEPYPGISLDTCNFSNNIKGRDILLIDDIYTRTVNIDEDMLQTLINLGANSILFYAIGKTIFNG, encoded by the coding sequence ATGACACCTTTTACAATTGAAAGAAATCGGTTTTTAGCTAAAAATATTCAAGGATTTTATCACACAGATTTTGGCGGTGTTGACTTACCAAACAATCCGAATTACCTGTATAAATTAAAAAATGATCCACACCATAATTGGACTGATTATCGTCTTCAACAAGCACAACAGCAATTATTACAGGTGCTTTTGAGTGATTTGCCAGATGTATTGAACCAAGTAAATACAAATTCTTTAACAGTTTGTGTCGTTCCAAGAGCAAAAGCCGACAATACGTATCGCCAAAACCAACTTCTTTTTAAAGCAACAATAAGGAATGCTATAAATCAATTAGGCAATAATTTCATTGATGGCACTAATTTTATTGTCCGTCATACAAACACAAAGACAACCCACCTACGGCAACCAATGGAAGGATATGTAAATGACGGCTCTGAACCATATCCAGGTATAAGTTTAGATACTTGTAATTTTTCAAATAATATTAAAGGTCGTGATATTTTACTGATAGATGACATTTACACAAGAACGGTAAATATTGATGAAGATATGCTTCAAACTTTAATAAACCTTGGAGCAAACTCTATCTTATTTTATGCAATCGGCAAAACCATTTTTAACGGATAA
- a CDS encoding DNA-processing protein DprA, with product MKYTTNALNILTAKSYKGIGNAWLVKNLEGNEDIDTIVSLLNNKIKEKTNIDEFKNLREIFEDKLNQKFKDCCDGFVALGDNDFPQYRGNVKDSEKPVFLYYKGDIDLLNIDNKNISVIGLLSPEGDIEERERNIVSEFVKNGATIVSGLALGCDSISHQEALDQNGKTVAILPSPLYDIMPATNKGLAFKIVDEGGLLITEYGTDFKSKMELSSRYKERDRLQALFCETIILAASYAQNSAERWKLHGQKLDSGARLAMGFAKDYNIPRAVMYDKEIDETNPMFDLNRDLIKEQKDIIIIEQNNISETVKKVMNKSSLAKRGNAIQGNLFH from the coding sequence ATGAAATATACTACCAATGCTCTAAATATACTAACAGCCAAATCTTACAAAGGTATTGGTAACGCTTGGTTAGTTAAGAATTTAGAGGGCAATGAAGATATTGATACGATTGTTTCTCTTCTAAACAATAAAATTAAAGAGAAAACAAATATTGATGAGTTCAAAAATTTAAGGGAAATATTTGAGGACAAACTCAATCAAAAATTTAAGGATTGTTGTGATGGTTTTGTCGCTTTAGGCGATAATGATTTCCCACAATATCGTGGAAATGTTAAAGATAGTGAGAAGCCTGTATTTCTTTACTATAAAGGAGATATAGACCTTTTAAACATTGACAACAAAAATATATCTGTAATTGGACTTTTAAGTCCTGAAGGTGACATAGAAGAAAGAGAAAGAAATATTGTTTCTGAGTTCGTTAAAAACGGAGCAACAATAGTTAGTGGTTTGGCTTTAGGTTGTGATAGCATTTCACATCAAGAAGCTTTAGACCAAAATGGCAAAACCGTAGCAATTTTACCAAGTCCACTCTATGATATAATGCCAGCCACAAATAAAGGTCTAGCGTTTAAAATTGTAGATGAAGGCGGCCTTTTAATTACAGAATATGGCACTGATTTTAAAAGCAAAATGGAATTAAGTAGCCGTTATAAAGAGCGTGATAGATTACAGGCTTTATTTTGCGAGACAATAATCTTAGCTGCAAGTTACGCACAAAATAGTGCAGAACGTTGGAAATTGCACGGACAGAAACTCGATAGTGGAGCTAGATTGGCTATGGGGTTTGCAAAAGACTATAACATTCCACGAGCTGTTATGTATGATAAAGAAATTGATGAAACCAATCCAATGTTTGATTTAAACAGAGACTTGATTAAAGAACAGAAAGACATTATTATAATTGAACAAAATAACATTTCTGAAACAGTAAAAAAGGTAATGAATAAATCTTCCTTGGCGAAAAGGGGAAATGCTATTCAAGGAAATCTGTTTCATTAA
- a CDS encoding restriction endonuclease, with protein sequence MKINWTEISPEDFERICFKIIEENDFKNLKWFGKSGGDKGRDLVGDKYEEPLPGVTKSNKWVIQCKRYITKPPSKADINNILIDAEEHNPTDVLIILSNTLSANTKDWIEQKRKETKYYIHIWEELDLEREINRHRRKIEELFPNFIEKNNVEFYEITDVTKHYFGCNEFENVEIRVLDSESKEEALRQVKEFIDFLKNNEIIWD encoded by the coding sequence ATGAAAATAAACTGGACTGAAATATCTCCCGAAGACTTTGAGCGGATTTGTTTTAAGATAATTGAAGAAAATGATTTTAAAAATTTGAAATGGTTTGGAAAATCAGGAGGAGACAAAGGACGAGATTTAGTTGGTGACAAATATGAAGAACCTCTTCCTGGAGTGACAAAGTCAAATAAATGGGTCATTCAGTGTAAAAGGTATATCACAAAGCCACCTTCAAAAGCAGATATTAATAATATTCTCATTGATGCAGAAGAACATAATCCAACGGATGTTTTAATAATACTTTCAAATACCTTATCAGCAAACACTAAAGACTGGATTGAACAAAAAAGAAAAGAAACAAAATATTATATACACATTTGGGAGGAACTAGACTTAGAACGAGAGATAAACAGACATAGACGAAAAATTGAAGAACTATTCCCAAATTTTATAGAAAAAAATAACGTTGAGTTTTACGAAATAACAGATGTCACAAAACATTATTTTGGATGCAATGAATTCGAGAATGTTGAAATAAGAGTTTTGGACTCAGAATCAAAAGAAGAAGCGTTAAGACAAGTAAAAGAGTTTATTGACTTTTTAAAAAATAATGAGATAATATGGGATTAA
- a CDS encoding DUF5677 domain-containing protein produces the protein MNDIEKYRDLDDEIFEILKEYFPQITSSEFKKNYHATYLLLGMFDTSGTFIKNSIFDSCEADDYYGAKILFRSLIEHFVRFKYLFVNWGKTKSDDFAKNYMDYGNAREVLDIIKARVSEQQLYDQNFKIKDWDNFLKDHPDFKNKTRQEVENETRKYAFKNIVRFLNSEFRKSDEGMSSFLGQIIIEYSNLSSYVHGGMKSYNEMMLANTDKKREIEYNRICGLTFQMSNSIKLFSLLMYAQTEREVFSKYYLRVDEILKKMND, from the coding sequence ATGAACGACATTGAGAAATATAGAGATTTAGATGATGAAATATTTGAAATATTAAAAGAATATTTCCCTCAAATCACTTCGTCAGAATTCAAAAAAAATTATCACGCTACATATCTGTTATTAGGTATGTTTGATACCAGTGGAACATTTATTAAAAATTCGATTTTCGACAGCTGTGAAGCAGATGATTATTATGGTGCTAAGATTTTATTCAGAAGTCTAATTGAACACTTTGTTCGTTTCAAATATCTTTTTGTAAACTGGGGAAAAACAAAATCAGATGATTTTGCCAAAAATTACATGGATTACGGAAATGCCAGGGAAGTTTTAGACATAATAAAAGCTAGAGTATCCGAACAACAACTGTACGACCAAAATTTTAAAATAAAAGATTGGGACAACTTTCTAAAAGACCATCCAGACTTTAAAAACAAAACAAGACAGGAAGTAGAAAATGAAACACGTAAATATGCATTTAAGAATATTGTCAGGTTTCTAAACAGTGAGTTTAGAAAAAGTGATGAAGGCATGTCCTCTTTTCTTGGTCAAATAATTATTGAATACTCTAACCTTTCTTCATATGTACACGGAGGAATGAAATCCTACAATGAAATGATGTTAGCAAATACCGACAAAAAAAGAGAAATTGAATACAATCGAATTTGTGGACTTACTTTTCAAATGAGTAATTCCATAAAACTATTCTCCTTACTAATGTATGCTCAAACTGAAAGAGAGGTATTTAGCAAGTATTATTTAAGAGTTGATGAAATACTAAAAAAAATGAACGATTAA
- a CDS encoding helix-turn-helix domain-containing protein — protein sequence METATKPNHIGRKISRIRELRGMKQETLAEGLGISQQAVSKIEQSETIEGDKLEQIAKVLGVTKESIEKFSDEAVLNIISNTFNDSSILNGINFQPNFNPLDKVLELYEEKEKLYERLLKAEKDKIEYLEKLLNK from the coding sequence ATGGAAACAGCAACAAAACCAAACCACATAGGCAGAAAGATTAGCCGTATCAGGGAGCTAAGAGGCATGAAACAGGAAACACTCGCCGAAGGACTGGGCATTAGCCAACAAGCAGTGTCTAAAATTGAGCAGTCTGAAACCATTGAGGGTGACAAACTGGAACAGATTGCAAAGGTTCTTGGTGTAACCAAAGAATCAATTGAAAAATTTTCTGATGAAGCAGTATTAAATATTATATCAAATACTTTTAATGACAGTTCAATTCTGAATGGCATAAATTTTCAGCCTAATTTTAATCCTCTAGATAAAGTTTTGGAACTTTATGAAGAAAAGGAAAAACTTTATGAACGCTTGTTGAAAGCCGAAAAGGATAAAATCGAATATTTGGAGAAACTACTCAATAAATAA
- a CDS encoding sensor histidine kinase has product MNNKELLNSKPVHEDDVTVFADIKEMKKYFNTALQFDKERQSVILKSIGDAVIATDMEGNIILMNAIAENLTGWKSEEAENKPITEVFYIIDKLTREESDNPIKSVLKTGKALALDPDTILISRDEKKEYSINDSCAPIFDLKGNMMGVVLVFRDVTKQKEEEALKEKITADLIQRNKDHEHFDNIISHDLRAPVSNILSLTTLINDKDLEEGEKEFIMNALATSAERLDEVIVDLNVILSLGKQLNEKKEQIQFSKLVSDIQESIRNILEKEQANFKIDFSRVDDMFTIKSYMYSVFYNLISNSIKYRRPDVPLDITVESDLVDEKIILTFKDNGLGVDLKKSGNDLFGLYKRFHTDKAEGKGMGLYMVKVQVEKLGGEISVKSTVNQGTEFTIVLIP; this is encoded by the coding sequence ATGAACAATAAAGAACTATTAAATTCAAAGCCGGTACATGAAGATGACGTAACGGTTTTTGCGGATATTAAAGAGATGAAAAAATATTTTAATACTGCTTTGCAATTTGATAAAGAACGGCAGTCGGTGATACTTAAGAGTATTGGCGATGCGGTGATTGCGACAGATATGGAAGGAAACATCATATTGATGAATGCGATAGCCGAAAACCTTACTGGATGGAAGTCAGAAGAAGCGGAAAACAAACCAATAACAGAGGTGTTTTATATTATCGATAAACTAACAAGGGAAGAAAGTGATAATCCAATTAAATCCGTTCTTAAAACGGGAAAAGCATTGGCATTAGATCCAGACACTATATTGATTTCCCGCGATGAAAAAAAGGAATATTCAATTAACGACAGTTGTGCGCCTATTTTCGATCTAAAAGGAAATATGATGGGCGTTGTACTTGTTTTCAGAGATGTTACAAAACAAAAGGAAGAGGAAGCCCTTAAGGAAAAAATTACAGCTGATTTAATTCAGCGAAACAAAGACCACGAGCACTTTGACAACATTATTTCCCATGATTTAAGAGCACCTGTTTCAAATATTCTTAGTTTGACAACATTAATAAATGATAAAGATTTAGAAGAAGGTGAAAAAGAGTTTATCATGAATGCACTTGCTACATCTGCGGAAAGATTAGATGAGGTGATTGTTGATTTGAATGTTATTCTAAGTCTTGGAAAACAATTAAACGAAAAAAAGGAGCAGATCCAATTTTCAAAACTAGTTAGTGATATTCAAGAAAGCATCAGGAACATTTTGGAAAAAGAACAAGCCAATTTTAAAATAGATTTTAGTCGAGTGGATGACATGTTCACGATTAAAAGTTACATGTATAGTGTTTTTTATAATCTTATTTCAAATAGTATAAAATACAGGAGACCTGATGTGCCATTAGACATTACAGTTGAAAGCGATTTAGTCGATGAAAAAATTATTCTCACATTTAAAGATAACGGCCTGGGAGTTGACCTAAAGAAAAGTGGGAATGATTTATTCGGATTATACAAACGCTTTCATACCGACAAAGCCGAAGGAAAAGGAATGGGACTCTATATGGTAAAAGTACAAGTGGAAAAATTAGGTGGAGAAATAAGTGTGAAGAGCACAGTTAATCAAGGAACTGAGTTTACCATAGTATTAATTCCATAA